One part of the Candidatus Paceibacterota bacterium genome encodes these proteins:
- a CDS encoding replication-relaxation family protein, with amino-acid sequence MTEASSRRPRFERSHEAPAFHITERDMEIIKQVYKHRFLRSDQIAALCGGSPRNILRRLQLLYHARFLDRPRAQIDYYRQNGNQTMVYALGNRGADVLSARFSIPRRKIDWQAKNHSAKRPFLQHTLLVAEVMLKLETGSKRANVRIIDSEEILAQCPEETKHRHNPFKWNVRCSYNGVPLSLGVHPDKVFGLHFQDQNNPAYFFLEADRATMPVAREGFERTSLFRKMLAYQESWKQGLHERHFNIRRFCVLIVTTSQARIKTLLEANRQFSQGKGSRLFLFADTSFLNSENTLTAPLLNGASESTTLLDIIQ; translated from the coding sequence ATGACTGAAGCATCTTCGCGCAGGCCGCGTTTCGAGCGATCCCATGAAGCGCCCGCCTTTCATATTACGGAGCGAGACATGGAAATTATCAAGCAGGTCTACAAGCACCGCTTTCTACGCTCCGACCAAATCGCCGCGCTTTGCGGCGGCAGTCCGCGGAACATTTTGCGCCGCCTTCAGCTTCTCTATCACGCCCGCTTCCTTGACCGCCCGCGCGCGCAGATCGACTACTATAGGCAGAACGGCAATCAGACAATGGTCTACGCTCTTGGAAACCGTGGCGCGGATGTTCTGTCCGCGCGCTTCTCAATCCCCCGCCGCAAGATCGACTGGCAGGCCAAAAACCACTCGGCGAAGCGGCCTTTCTTGCAGCATACGCTCCTGGTTGCCGAAGTAATGCTGAAATTGGAAACGGGAAGCAAGCGCGCCAATGTACGGATCATCGACAGTGAAGAAATTCTTGCCCAATGTCCCGAAGAAACAAAACATAGGCACAACCCGTTCAAATGGAATGTGCGGTGCAGTTACAACGGCGTTCCGCTGTCGCTTGGCGTCCACCCGGACAAGGTTTTCGGACTTCACTTTCAGGACCAAAACAACCCTGCATATTTCTTTTTGGAAGCCGACCGGGCCACGATGCCCGTCGCGCGCGAAGGCTTTGAACGAACTTCCCTCTTTCGCAAAATGCTTGCGTATCAGGAATCGTGGAAACAAGGGCTGCACGAACGCCACTTCAACATCAGGCGCTTTTGCGTCTTGATCGTGACTACAAGCCAGGCGCGCATCAAGACCTTGCTCGAAGCGAACCGGCAATTCAGCCAGGGCAAAGGCTCACGGCTTTTCCTCTTTGCCGATACATCGTTTCTAAATTCGGAGAATACTTTGACCGCCCCACTGCTCAATGGCGCATCGGAAAGCACCACGCTCCTGGACATTATTCAATAG
- a CDS encoding DUF5678 domain-containing protein, which yields MIINWTHLIEKYKGMWVALKDDETSVVASGKTAKEAFQAALKKGYSHPLLTRVPDKLTAFVGAL from the coding sequence ATGATAATCAACTGGACACATTTGATTGAGAAATATAAGGGAATGTGGGTAGCTCTCAAGGATGACGAGACCTCTGTCGTCGCCAGCGGCAAGACCGCAAAAGAGGCATTCCAAGCTGCTCTCAAAAAGGGCTATTCTCACCCGCTCCTTACTCGCGTACCGGACAAACTGACCGCGTTTGTCGGTGCTCTCTAG
- a CDS encoding RpiB/LacA/LacB family sugar-phosphate isomerase, with amino-acid sequence MKIYIGSDHAGFELKNTLIPFVEKLGYEVIDCGAKTLDLKDDFPDYILPVAKAVSADLKDSKGIVIGGSGEGEAIVANKIGGIRAAEYYGGNLEIVKLSREHNDANIFSLGARFISEKDAKEAVKLWLSTPFSGDARHVRRIKEIDDQT; translated from the coding sequence ATGAAAATCTACATTGGTTCCGATCATGCAGGGTTTGAATTAAAAAATACGCTTATTCCCTTTGTAGAAAAATTAGGCTATGAAGTGATTGATTGCGGGGCGAAGACACTGGATCTAAAAGATGATTTTCCTGATTATATTTTGCCTGTCGCTAAGGCTGTCAGCGCAGATTTAAAAGATTCAAAAGGCATTGTTATTGGGGGTTCTGGTGAAGGCGAAGCTATTGTTGCAAATAAAATCGGGGGCATCAGAGCCGCGGAATATTACGGCGGGAATTTGGAAATTGTAAAACTTTCACGCGAGCATAATGATGCAAATATTTTCTCCCTCGGTGCACGATTTATTAGTGAGAAAGACGCAAAAGAAGCAGTGAAGCTCTGGCTCTCAACTCCATTTTCCGGAGACGCTCGACATGTGCGTAGAATTAAGGAAATTGACGACCAAACATGA
- a CDS encoding transketolase — protein sequence MSTLTDSRIKELELQANLIRISIIEMLVEAGSGHTAGPLGMADIFTALYFHILKHDPKKPDWAERDRLVLSNGHICPVYYSTLAHAGYFPVKELLTLRKFGTRLQGHPHREYLPIVETSSGPLGAGLSQAVGMALADRMDKGVSGDRFIYALTSDGEHDEGNTWEAVLMAGKEKLHNLIAIMDRNNIQIDGFTEDIMPLESVRAKYEAFNWHVIEIDGHDMREIVDAVEQAKAIFEKPKMIIAHTIPGKGVKEFERKYEWHGKPPNKEEAAMALKELRTLGGKIKSEHE from the coding sequence ATGAGTACTTTAACTGACAGCAGAATAAAGGAGTTAGAGTTGCAAGCTAACCTCATTCGCATAAGTATTATTGAAATGCTTGTTGAAGCGGGGAGCGGGCATACTGCAGGGCCGCTTGGCATGGCAGATATTTTTACCGCTTTATATTTTCATATTCTTAAACATGATCCGAAAAAACCGGATTGGGCAGAACGCGACCGGCTTGTGCTCTCAAACGGTCACATTTGCCCAGTCTACTATTCGACACTCGCTCATGCCGGATATTTTCCAGTCAAAGAGCTCCTCACACTTCGCAAATTTGGAACGCGACTTCAAGGTCATCCACATCGGGAATATCTGCCGATTGTCGAGACAAGCTCTGGCCCGCTCGGCGCTGGGTTATCGCAAGCTGTTGGTATGGCTCTCGCAGATAGAATGGACAAAGGTGTCTCAGGCGACCGATTTATCTATGCATTAACATCCGACGGCGAGCACGACGAAGGAAATACCTGGGAAGCGGTGCTTATGGCTGGCAAAGAAAAGCTCCACAATCTCATCGCCATAATGGACAGAAACAATATCCAGATCGACGGCTTTACCGAGGACATCATGCCGCTTGAAAGCGTGCGGGCGAAATACGAAGCGTTCAACTGGCACGTCATCGAAATTGACGGGCACGATATGCGAGAAATTGTGGATGCGGTGGAACAAGCAAAAGCGATCTTTGAGAAACCAAAGATGATCATTGCTCACACGATTCCCGGAAAAGGCGTTAAAGAATTCGAGCGAAAATACGAATGGCACGGCAAACCGCCGAATAAAGAGGAGGCTGCGATGGCTTTGAAGGAATTACGAACGTTGGGAGGGAAAATTAAGAGTGAGCATGAATAA
- a CDS encoding transketolase C-terminal domain-containing protein, with protein sequence MLNQTAKLNSKIFDKDVEQAPIRKGFGEGLLIAGKADEQVVALCADLTESTKMDLFAKEFPKRFIEVGVAEQNLVTVASGMAAMGKIPFVSSYAMFSPGRNWEQIRTTITYNDRPVKIVGSHAGISVGPDGGTHQAIEDIALMRVMPRMVVLSPCDAIEAKKATIAAAKNGTPVYLRLAREKTPIITTEDTPFEIGKAQVFFAPEKKAQVGIIATGALVARALRVAHTLSDKGISVKVVNLATIKPLDTEAILNLAKETGAIVTVEEHQIAGGMGSAVAECLAKWLPTPQEFIGVHDQFGQSGTMEELIKHYGMDEVAIENAVKEVLQRKK encoded by the coding sequence ATGTTAAACCAAACTGCAAAACTAAATAGTAAAATATTCGATAAAGATGTCGAGCAAGCTCCAATACGCAAGGGGTTCGGAGAGGGTTTGCTTATTGCTGGAAAAGCGGATGAGCAAGTTGTTGCGCTTTGCGCTGACCTTACCGAATCCACCAAGATGGATCTCTTTGCCAAGGAATTTCCAAAGCGATTTATCGAAGTTGGGGTAGCGGAGCAGAATTTGGTGACTGTAGCATCAGGAATGGCAGCGATGGGAAAGATTCCATTTGTCAGCTCATACGCCATGTTTTCTCCGGGGCGAAATTGGGAACAGATCCGCACCACAATCACCTATAATGATCGACCGGTAAAAATCGTCGGTTCTCATGCGGGAATTTCTGTTGGTCCAGACGGTGGAACACATCAAGCCATCGAAGATATCGCTCTGATGCGCGTCATGCCCCGAATGGTAGTGCTTTCTCCGTGCGATGCTATTGAGGCCAAAAAAGCGACCATTGCGGCGGCAAAAAACGGCACGCCAGTCTATTTGCGGCTTGCTCGAGAAAAAACTCCGATCATCACAACCGAAGACACTCCGTTCGAAATAGGGAAGGCGCAAGTTTTCTTCGCTCCGGAGAAAAAAGCTCAAGTGGGGATTATTGCAACGGGTGCCCTTGTTGCCCGCGCACTTCGGGTTGCTCACACACTTTCCGATAAAGGAATTTCGGTCAAAGTAGTAAATCTCGCAACAATCAAGCCCCTCGATACTGAAGCAATTTTGAATTTAGCAAAAGAAACCGGTGCGATTGTAACTGTTGAAGAGCATCAAATTGCCGGAGGAATGGGTTCGGCAGTAGCAGAATGTCTGGCAAAATGGCTTCCAACTCCGCAAGAATTTATCGGTGTTCACGACCAATTCGGCCAATCAGGAACGATGGAGGAACTCATTAAACACTATGGGATGGACGAGGTCGCAATTGAGAACGCAGTTAAAGAAGTTCTCCAGAGAAAAAAATAA
- a CDS encoding glycosyltransferase family 2 protein has product MKEFSLSVFFPAHNEEGNIKETLLDAIKTIDSIPEIRKSEVIVIDDGSTDKTAEIVREVMVREPRVRLISHEKNMGYGSALQSGIKSSALEYVFFTDADLQFYMEEIKRLIPFIPAYDVVIGYREKRMDHFMRLVNAKGWNILNRVMFGLKVKDIDCAFKLFRRMALEDITITSHGAMISAEILIKLKQKGYKIKEVAVSHRMRMRGKMSGAKPSVIVKAFMELIQLFRSGELKDAPKK; this is encoded by the coding sequence TTCTCGATGCTATAAAAACAATAGACTCAATTCCTGAAATCAGAAAATCAGAAGTCATTGTCATTGATGATGGAAGCACCGATAAGACAGCGGAGATTGTGCGAGAGGTCATGGTCAGAGAACCTCGCGTGCGCCTCATAAGTCATGAGAAGAATATGGGCTACGGCAGTGCGCTTCAAAGCGGTATCAAGTCATCAGCTCTCGAATATGTATTTTTCACGGACGCAGATCTCCAATTTTATATGGAAGAAATAAAGAGGCTTATACCTTTCATACCCGCATACGATGTGGTGATCGGATACCGAGAAAAGCGGATGGATCATTTTATGCGCCTAGTGAACGCGAAGGGATGGAATATCTTGAATCGAGTAATGTTTGGGCTCAAGGTCAAGGATATCGACTGCGCGTTCAAACTTTTCAGACGAATGGCGCTCGAAGATATCACAATCACCTCCCACGGAGCAATGATCAGCGCTGAAATTCTCATCAAACTAAAACAGAAAGGTTACAAAATAAAAGAAGTGGCTGTGAGCCACAGAATGCGAATGCGGGGGAAAATGAGTGGAGCAAAACCAAGCGTAATTGTAAAAGCATTTATGGAACTTATTCAGCTTTTCCGAAGCGGAGAACTAAAAGATGCGCCTAAAAAATGA